AGAGCCGTTCGCGAATCGATCGTGACTGCAGGCGGCTGATCGTCAGTTCCTGGCCCGTGCTGAGCACAGCGACGTGCGTACCGCCCGGCATGACGTTGACCTTCGCGATCAGGTCGACGTTCGCCAGGATGCCGCGACCCAGGCGAATGAACCGTGCTGGATCCAGGCGCTGCTCGAGATCCTTCAAGCGGAAATTGATCGTATGGCGCTCGTTCCGAATCGTCGTGATGTTGAGCAGTTCCCCCTCCGCGACGATGCACGCGATCTGCTGGACCGGGACAATCACGACTTCCTCCCGCTGGCGAATGGGGATGCGTTCGAGGTACGGCGGCCGCGTGGCCGCCTCGTAGCTCTCGATCGCCGCGGTGACGCGCGTCGCTTGTTCCGCAACAATCTCCTCGTGCTCGATCCGCTCCTGTGCCCGGTTCAGCGTCTCGCGCAGGCGTGGCTTGTCCACCGGCTTCAGCAGGTAGTCGACGGCATTGACTTCGAAGGCTTTGACGGCGTACTCGTCATGTGCGGTCACGAACGCGATGAGGGGCATCCGGTCCTTGCGCAGCATCCGGACGACACCAATGCC
This is a stretch of genomic DNA from Candidatus Eisenbacteria bacterium. It encodes these proteins:
- a CDS encoding response regulator, with protein sequence MIADDERPARSFLLALLRAFDDVAVVGEATSGKEAVSLIEQERPDLALLDWQMPELDGIGVVRMLRKDRMPLIAFVTAHDEYAVKAFEVNAVDYLLKPVDKPRLRETLNRAQERIEHEEIVAEQATRVTAAIESYEAATRPPYLERIPIRQREEVVIVPVQQIACIVAEGELLNITTIRNERHTINFRLKDLEQRLDPARFIRLGRGILANVDLIAKVNVMPGGTHVAVLSTGQELTISRLQSRSIRERLLKL